In one window of Actinomycetota bacterium DNA:
- a CDS encoding argininosuccinate synthase, with protein MKVVLAYSGGLDTSIILTWLIEEYGAEVIAYTADVGQGEEVEEARVKALQTGAVEAITEDLRDEFVSEYVFPALRANAVYEWYYLLGTSLARPVIAKGMVQVAEATGADAIAHGATGKGNDQVRFELSAYALKPDIRVIAPWREWKLKGRADLVAYAESRGIPIPVTPEKPYSMDANILHISYEGGVLEDPWVAPSKEMFRMTVAPEDAPDDPEWVTITYREGDPVAVNGEDLGPTDLLVRMNELGGRHGIGRVDIVENRFVGMKSRGVYETPGGTILQHAHKAVESITLDREVAHLRDELVPRYAEMVYNGFWFAPEREALQAFMDNIQIRVSGEARLKLYKGQVTVEGRRSDKYALYDQATVTFEEDDVYDQADAAGFIRLQGLRLRTLAEHRLGEGE; from the coding sequence ATGAAGGTCGTATTGGCGTACTCCGGTGGACTGGACACGTCGATCATTCTCACATGGCTGATTGAGGAGTACGGAGCCGAGGTGATCGCATACACGGCAGATGTCGGCCAGGGCGAAGAGGTCGAAGAAGCCCGTGTGAAGGCACTGCAAACGGGTGCCGTGGAGGCGATCACGGAAGACCTTCGAGATGAATTCGTCAGTGAGTATGTGTTCCCTGCACTTCGTGCGAACGCGGTGTACGAGTGGTACTACCTGCTGGGGACCTCGCTTGCCCGTCCCGTGATAGCCAAAGGGATGGTTCAGGTAGCCGAGGCCACAGGGGCGGATGCGATAGCGCATGGTGCCACCGGGAAGGGAAACGATCAGGTTCGGTTCGAACTCTCCGCGTACGCTCTCAAGCCGGACATTCGTGTGATCGCGCCGTGGAGAGAGTGGAAGCTCAAGGGTCGCGCCGACCTGGTGGCCTATGCGGAGAGCAGAGGCATTCCGATCCCGGTGACACCGGAGAAGCCGTACAGCATGGATGCCAACATACTGCACATTTCCTACGAAGGGGGAGTTCTGGAAGACCCGTGGGTGGCTCCGTCCAAGGAGATGTTTCGCATGACCGTTGCTCCCGAGGACGCCCCCGATGATCCGGAGTGGGTGACGATCACCTATCGGGAGGGAGACCCCGTTGCGGTGAACGGAGAGGACCTCGGGCCCACCGATCTTCTCGTTCGGATGAATGAGCTCGGGGGCAGGCACGGGATCGGGCGGGTCGACATCGTGGAGAACCGCTTCGTGGGGATGAAGAGCAGAGGCGTGTATGAGACGCCCGGCGGGACGATCCTGCAGCATGCCCATAAGGCGGTCGAGTCGATCACACTCGACCGTGAGGTGGCGCATCTGCGCGATGAACTGGTTCCTCGTTACGCGGAGATGGTGTACAACGGATTCTGGTTTGCTCCGGAACGTGAGGCGCTCCAGGCATTCATGGACAACATACAGATTCGTGTATCCGGCGAGGCCCGCCTCAAGCTGTACAAGGGGCAGGTGACCGTGGAGGGAAGACGATCGGACAAGTACGCCCTCTACGATCAGGCGACGGTGACCTTCGAAGAGGACGACGTGTACGACCAGGCAGACGCAGCCGGGTTCATCCGCCTGCAGGGCCTGCGGCTGCGTACCCTCGCCGAGCACCGTCTCGGGGAGGGCGAGTGA
- a CDS encoding rubrerythrin family protein — MDDAARYRNNYQDEIDGAAQYRVLADLETDPHLAEVYRKLADTEERHASFWVERLQAVGEAVPRAKPSLKARLVMWLARRVGPQVLVGVMAASEKAGQTMYDEQPETEGEGMRADERSHARVLSVLAGEATKGVEGSVLARIEGRHRTVGGNALRAAVLGANDGLVSNLALIMGVAGATFSRDSVLIGGLAGLLAGSASMALGEWLSVQSARELTTRQLEIEAEELEAMPEEEAEELALIYQAKGLPEDRAKELAAHIMQDQETALNTLAREELGIDPDEMGGNPWEAAGTSFFLFAFGAIVPVAPFFFGGGTIAIVWSMALSGAALFVTGAGIALLTGKGI, encoded by the coding sequence ATGGATGATGCCGCCCGCTATCGGAACAACTACCAGGACGAGATCGACGGGGCTGCCCAGTACCGCGTCCTCGCCGACCTCGAGACGGATCCGCATCTGGCCGAGGTCTATCGGAAGCTGGCCGATACCGAGGAGCGGCACGCTTCGTTTTGGGTGGAACGCCTGCAGGCGGTCGGCGAAGCCGTGCCACGAGCAAAACCGTCACTGAAGGCTCGCCTGGTCATGTGGCTCGCTCGCAGGGTCGGACCGCAGGTGCTCGTCGGTGTGATGGCCGCATCCGAAAAGGCGGGCCAGACGATGTACGACGAACAACCCGAGACCGAAGGAGAGGGGATGCGGGCGGACGAGCGATCACACGCACGTGTTCTCTCCGTCCTGGCGGGTGAAGCAACGAAGGGTGTCGAGGGCAGTGTCCTGGCCCGGATCGAAGGGCGGCACAGAACCGTAGGTGGGAACGCACTCAGGGCGGCGGTGCTGGGTGCAAACGACGGTCTCGTGTCGAACCTGGCTCTGATCATGGGGGTCGCCGGTGCAACGTTCTCTCGAGACTCGGTGTTGATCGGAGGGCTGGCCGGTCTGCTCGCCGGTTCGGCGTCCATGGCGCTCGGCGAATGGCTGAGTGTTCAATCCGCACGCGAGCTGACCACAAGGCAGTTGGAGATCGAAGCCGAGGAACTGGAGGCGATGCCGGAAGAGGAGGCCGAAGAACTCGCTCTGATCTATCAGGCGAAGGGACTTCCCGAGGACAGGGCCAAGGAACTCGCGGCGCACATCATGCAGGATCAGGAGACCGCGCTGAACACACTCGCACGTGAGGAATTGGGCATCGACCCCGACGAGATGGGCGGGAATCCGTGGGAGGCCGCCGGAACGTCCTTCTTCCTGTTCGCCTTCGGGGCGATCGTTCCGGTGGCGCCGTTCTTCTTCGGTGGTGGAACGATCGCGATCGTATGGAGCATGGCTCTGTCGGGCGCGGCCCTGTTCGTGACCGGAGCCGGGATCGCTCTGCTGACAGGGAAGGGCATC
- the argR gene encoding arginine repressor → MKTAARRRAIRRLITTRDVQSQHELADLLIDEGFVVTQATVSRDLKELGAVKVRGQGNEFVYALQAVRRDDGGLDRVLAEFANEIRASGNLVVVKTPPGAAQVVAGSIDRSGLDGVLGTVAGDDTVLIVTDEQRGGSRLAETLEQIGVG, encoded by the coding sequence ATGAAGACTGCTGCGCGGAGGCGAGCGATTCGTCGCCTCATCACGACTCGGGACGTGCAGAGCCAGCACGAGCTGGCAGACCTGTTGATCGACGAAGGATTCGTGGTGACCCAGGCGACCGTTTCGCGGGATTTGAAGGAACTCGGAGCGGTGAAAGTTCGTGGGCAAGGGAACGAGTTCGTCTATGCATTGCAGGCGGTGCGGAGGGACGACGGTGGCCTGGACCGCGTCCTGGCCGAATTCGCCAATGAAATCAGGGCAAGCGGCAATCTCGTTGTGGTGAAGACGCCTCCGGGTGCAGCTCAAGTAGTGGCCGGGTCGATCGACCGTTCGGGCCTCGACGGAGTCCTTGGCACGGTCGCCGGAGATGACACGGTACTGATAGTGACGGATGAGCAACGTGGGGGGAGCCGGCTCGCCGAGACACTCGAACAGATCGGAGTTGGATGA
- the argH gene encoding argininosuccinate lyase produces the protein MTLWGGRFQEPPDEAMWRFTVDHADRRLLGVDIEGSLAHVKMLGRVGILSSEQAGRLVEGLNVILEESESDRFVFAVTDEDVHTAVERRLHELLGPVAGKLHTGRSRNDQIALDMRLYLKRAALDRIGQIRSLVGVLVQVAEEAGAAVVPVYTHLQQAQAIPLAHHLLAYAWMLRRDVERFGGAMTRLDVSPLGAGAAGGSSLPLNPQAVADELGMAAVFDNSIDAVGSRDVVAEYTFCVAQSMVTLSRLAEELVLWATSEFDWLTFSDRYSTGSSALPQKKNPDIAELVRGKSARVIGDVAAILVLQKGLPMAYNRDLQEGKAAVFHADDVLAGALEVLAGMLAGAEFHPPEPSSWVVTLDLAEALVGRGVPFREAHRSVGELVARLLAQGRDLSSLSAEELISSHESFRPEDLDLLDSSGSVRRHRLDRQVADQIVKLQDWLDSGPDTPG, from the coding sequence GTGACCCTTTGGGGAGGCCGGTTTCAGGAGCCGCCCGACGAAGCCATGTGGCGGTTCACGGTCGATCATGCAGACCGGCGGCTTCTCGGCGTCGACATCGAGGGTTCGCTTGCCCATGTGAAGATGCTCGGCAGAGTTGGGATCCTCTCTTCCGAGCAGGCCGGTCGGCTGGTCGAAGGCCTGAATGTGATTCTGGAGGAATCCGAGAGCGACCGGTTTGTGTTTGCCGTCACCGACGAGGATGTGCACACGGCCGTTGAACGGCGTCTGCACGAACTCCTTGGCCCGGTTGCCGGCAAGCTTCACACGGGGCGGTCCCGCAACGATCAGATAGCGCTGGACATGCGGCTGTATCTGAAGCGGGCGGCTCTCGATCGGATCGGCCAGATCAGGTCGCTGGTGGGTGTGCTCGTCCAGGTGGCCGAAGAAGCCGGGGCCGCGGTGGTTCCCGTCTACACACACCTGCAGCAGGCGCAGGCGATTCCGCTTGCCCACCACTTGCTCGCGTATGCGTGGATGCTTCGCAGAGATGTGGAGCGTTTCGGTGGGGCGATGACGAGGCTGGACGTTTCTCCCTTGGGAGCCGGTGCAGCAGGGGGGAGCAGTTTGCCGTTGAACCCGCAGGCAGTCGCCGATGAGCTCGGCATGGCGGCGGTCTTCGACAATTCGATCGATGCCGTCGGCTCTCGCGACGTCGTGGCCGAGTACACATTCTGTGTGGCGCAATCGATGGTGACGCTGTCGAGGCTGGCCGAGGAACTCGTGCTGTGGGCGACGAGTGAGTTCGATTGGCTGACGTTTTCGGACAGGTACTCGACGGGATCGTCGGCGCTGCCGCAGAAGAAGAATCCCGACATCGCCGAACTCGTGCGCGGCAAGAGCGCACGGGTCATCGGTGACGTGGCGGCGATTCTGGTCCTCCAGAAGGGTCTTCCGATGGCCTACAACCGGGATCTCCAGGAAGGCAAAGCGGCCGTATTCCATGCCGACGACGTGCTCGCCGGTGCGCTGGAGGTTCTGGCCGGAATGCTTGCAGGTGCCGAGTTCCATCCGCCGGAACCATCGTCGTGGGTTGTGACCCTGGATCTTGCCGAAGCGCTGGTTGGTCGGGGGGTGCCGTTTCGCGAAGCCCATCGATCGGTCGGAGAACTGGTCGCCCGGTTGCTGGCGCAGGGCAGGGACCTGTCTTCGCTCTCGGCCGAGGAGCTGATCTCCTCACACGAGTCGTTCCGGCCGGAAGATCTGGACTTGCTCGATTCGAGTGGGAGTGTCCGGCGGCACAGGTTGGATAGACAGGTCGCAGACCAGATCGTCAAGCTGCAGGACTGGCTGGATTCCGGGCCGGACACGCCGGGCTGA
- a CDS encoding HAMP domain-containing histidine kinase produces MTVMTPGYGWSLSDDGRLVALYLRIRVWLSASAAFLTTLMFLLAKTPEAAGLAIAATFLAIHAQIGRRQNDRHVVRSVVADATVVGLTLTIIAIPAVTIAGLAFLLTVSTLLLSRRHAILAWVYGLGWAALSVWQTNNPRSLPDPIQKPAEATALFFFLGGLAAAVAVVTKALRRSAHEQIETRKTIEVRERQLRSSNARLSALVSSKDHFIASVSHELRTPLTAVVGLARELTQREFQREERLEFQNIIAMQANEVSNIVEDLLVAARRDVGITVHPEPCHLPDIIRVVTSAIQVPVDVTLEDHLEAFADPLRLRQVIRNLLTNAQRYGGEHIELQAVHDNGTIKIEVRDDGPGIEEGDTERIFQAYETASTAAQPASVGLGLSVARTLARLMGGDVRHRRDCGWTVFSLDIPAVSTNASTSA; encoded by the coding sequence ATGACCGTCATGACCCCGGGCTATGGTTGGTCCCTCTCGGACGATGGGCGACTCGTCGCCCTGTACTTGCGGATTCGAGTCTGGCTTTCTGCAAGCGCGGCCTTCCTCACGACGCTCATGTTCCTCTTGGCGAAAACGCCGGAAGCGGCGGGACTGGCCATTGCCGCCACCTTCCTCGCCATCCATGCACAGATCGGTCGTCGGCAGAACGACCGGCATGTGGTGAGGTCCGTGGTCGCCGACGCGACGGTGGTAGGTCTGACGCTGACCATCATCGCAATCCCCGCAGTGACGATCGCGGGACTGGCGTTTCTCCTCACCGTGTCGACCCTTCTCCTCTCGCGCCGTCATGCCATTCTCGCCTGGGTCTACGGGCTCGGCTGGGCCGCCCTATCCGTCTGGCAGACGAACAACCCGCGCTCCCTCCCCGACCCGATCCAGAAGCCTGCGGAGGCCACCGCCCTCTTCTTCTTCCTCGGAGGCCTCGCTGCGGCCGTGGCCGTCGTCACCAAGGCGCTTCGGCGCTCCGCCCACGAGCAGATCGAGACCCGAAAGACGATCGAGGTCCGAGAGCGGCAGCTTCGATCCTCCAACGCCAGACTGTCGGCTCTGGTTTCCTCGAAGGACCACTTCATCGCTTCCGTGTCGCACGAGCTGAGAACACCGCTCACGGCCGTCGTCGGCCTGGCAAGAGAACTCACCCAGCGAGAATTCCAGAGGGAGGAGCGGCTCGAGTTTCAGAACATCATCGCCATGCAGGCCAATGAAGTATCCAACATCGTCGAAGATCTCCTGGTTGCCGCCCGCAGGGACGTCGGAATCACCGTGCACCCGGAGCCCTGCCATCTCCCCGACATCATCCGCGTGGTCACATCTGCAATCCAAGTCCCCGTCGACGTCACCCTCGAAGATCATCTGGAGGCCTTCGCCGATCCACTCCGTCTTCGTCAGGTGATCCGCAACCTTCTCACCAACGCGCAGCGCTACGGAGGAGAGCACATCGAACTCCAAGCTGTACACGACAATGGCACGATCAAGATCGAGGTTCGCGACGACGGGCCAGGTATCGAAGAAGGCGACACCGAACGAATCTTTCAGGCGTATGAAACCGCATCGACAGCCGCCCAGCCCGCATCGGTCGGCCTCGGCCTCTCCGTCGCCCGCACACTCGCTCGTCTCATGGGCGGGGACGTTCGTCATCGTCGCGACTGCGGTTGGACCGTCTTCTCATTGGATATCCCGGCCGTCTCCACGAATGCCTCGACATCTGCGTAG